The genomic region TTTCGACGACAAGCTCTTCTGGTATGGCTCAGATACGAAAACCACGGCTCTCTTGGATGGTATCCCGTGCACGCCGAGCGGAGGAATGATGGGCTGCGCCGCAGGCATGCCCATGGACACTGAGGGAGACAACACAGGTCTGGTCGTCAAGACCAATATCGTTCTTTCCGAACGTGATCTGCTCAGGGTGGGCGGTGAAGCCCAGAATTACCGGCTGGATGACTGGTGGGATCCGTCCGGCAGAGGGATGTGGCCAGATACCTTCTGGAACATCAACAACGGCGAACGCGACCGGTTGGCGGCCTTTTCCGAATGGGAAGCTCAATGGAATCCGCAGTTATTGACGCAACTCGGTGTACGCTACGAAAGAGTCCACATGGATACGGGAGAGGTGCAGGGGTATAACGTAGATAAGTACGGGGTTGAAGCCGATGCCTTTAATGCTGCTGACCGTAAAAAGAGCGATGACAATATCGATCTGACCGCGCTGGCTCGCTTCGCACCGGACGCCACCCGCACCATCGAACTCGGCTATGCGCGGAAGACTCGCTCGCCCAACCTGTACGAGCGCTATGCATGGTCGACCGGCGGTATGGCTATGCGTATGATCAACATGACCGGTGACGGAAATGGCTATGTCGGCAATCTCGACCTGGAGCCGGAAACCGCCCATACCGTCAGCGCGTCCTTCGACTGGCATGACGCTGGCCAGGAGGAATGGGGTCTGACGTTGGCGCCTTACTACACTTACGTCAATGATTACATCGATGCCCGCCGCATCGACCCAGCCGACACTTCTACCGACGCCTTCGTTTACCTCCAGTTTGTCAATCAATCCGCGCACATGTATGGCGTGGATATCTCCGGCCAACGGGTTCTGGCGGAAAACACCCAGTACGGTGATTTCACCGCAACTGGCATGTTGAATTACGTCCGTGGCAAGAACCAGACTACCGACGACAACCTCTATAACATCATGCCGCTGAATGCTTTACTGGCAGTAGAGCATCGTACGGGTGGCTTGACCAGCATTATCGAGCTTGAGCTTGTGGATGAGAAGACGCGCGTCTCACAGGTCAGGAATGAACTCCAGACTGCGGGGTATGGCCTGTTCCACCTGCGGAGCAACTATCAGTGGAAACAGGTCCGCTTCGACTTCGGGATCGAGAACATTTTCGACAAGTTCTATAACCACCCGCTGGGCGGCGCCTATCTCGGCGAGGGCAAGACAATGACCGGAACCGACGTTCCTTGGGGCGTCCCGGTTCCGGGCATGGGGCGTTCGCTCTATGCTGGAGTGAACGTCACGTTCTAGCGGAAATTGTTGTCTGCACCTTTTTAACGCCGACGTCATTCGGCGTTTTTTTTTGGATCAATCCGGCAATTGAAAA from Gammaproteobacteria bacterium (ex Lamellibrachia satsuma) harbors:
- a CDS encoding TonB-dependent receptor — translated: MKQYMHHYRRPLLITLVAAAAQGPVFAEEVQLPAITVTESSPLNAQLPNAMDIDAKALQTLRPATSDTASLLRNIPGVSIQNAGGVSSLPVIRGMADDRLRIKVDGMDLISACGNHMNPPLSYIDPTSVDSATVFAGITPVSVGGDSIGSTILVDSPAPEFAWAGEGTLFKGEVGMSYRSNGNAISGNAAATAANEKFSVSYRGSTTKADDYKAGEDFKPAGPAAAGREWLDGDEVGSTMYKSTNHSLDFGMRHENHLLELKFGVQDIPYQGWPNQRMDMTGNDSNQVNLHYEGEFDWGSLDVRGYREHTRHKMQFFDDKLFWYGSDTKTTALLDGIPCTPSGGMMGCAAGMPMDTEGDNTGLVVKTNIVLSERDLLRVGGEAQNYRLDDWWDPSGRGMWPDTFWNINNGERDRLAAFSEWEAQWNPQLLTQLGVRYERVHMDTGEVQGYNVDKYGVEADAFNAADRKKSDDNIDLTALARFAPDATRTIELGYARKTRSPNLYERYAWSTGGMAMRMINMTGDGNGYVGNLDLEPETAHTVSASFDWHDAGQEEWGLTLAPYYTYVNDYIDARRIDPADTSTDAFVYLQFVNQSAHMYGVDISGQRVLAENTQYGDFTATGMLNYVRGKNQTTDDNLYNIMPLNALLAVEHRTGGLTSIIELELVDEKTRVSQVRNELQTAGYGLFHLRSNYQWKQVRFDFGIENIFDKFYNHPLGGAYLGEGKTMTGTDVPWGVPVPGMGRSLYAGVNVTF